CCAGTTGATAAGCCGGAGGCGGAAGTTCGTCTGCCCGGACGGCGTGCACCGTCAGCAGGAGCGCAATAGCAATCAATCGAGACGTTGCCATTGTCCGTTCACCTGCTGAAATGTGACGGGTAGCGGTCTCGGGGCTCCCAGGCTGAACCAGCGCCCGCGATCATGGTTCAGCGTGATTTTCCGGTGTTGGACCTTGCTCGCATCAATGCCTGCTTGCCGCGCCCAGCCACGGACATGTTCGTCCTCACCTTGGCTGCCCACCAAGTAGATATCGAACGCTGTATCACTACTTTGCAGACGCTGCGCTTCAGCGGTGCACGCTGGGCAATGGTCTTCGACAAACAGAGCACGGCGCGGCTCTACCGGTGAGCTAGCAGCGGGCGGGGAGGCCATACCCTGAATCGGCAACAGTCCAGGAAACAGCTTGGCCCAAGCTGCGGTGTAGGCGTTTTGGTAAGCCAACTCGCGCTCGGCACGTTTGGCTTCCAGCGCTACCTGCAATTCGGCATAGCGCTGACGCTCTTGGTCGTTCTCTGCTT
The sequence above is drawn from the Pseudomonas sp. St316 genome and encodes:
- a CDS encoding TIGR03759 family integrating conjugative element protein, with product MNRAPLSPIVCFISLLSTGAALGNPVTTPSRTQDTQSTPLERSHSEQAASWGLTEQEWTRFEQIQAGPRGYWSPNLDPLTALGVEAENDQERQRYAELQVALEAKRAERELAYQNAYTAAWAKLFPGLLPIQGMASPPAASSPVEPRRALFVEDHCPACTAEAQRLQSSDTAFDIYLVGSQGEDEHVRGWARQAGIDASKVQHRKITLNHDRGRWFSLGAPRPLPVTFQQVNGQWQRLD